GCGTCCTGTTTGGCGTGCGCGCGCACGACCCAAAGGGCATGAACATCGCTCTGATACAGCTCAACCGCTGGCTTGTGGTGGCTGTCGCCGCGGCAGCCGGAACCGCGTTCCTCTGGTCACTGATCTCTCTGTTTCCCCGCCGAGTCTCCGGGATCTGGAAGTCGTTGGGAATCCTGCTGTTCGCCGTTCTCACGGCAGTAGCGTTTACCTATCTGATTCCGCCGGTCATTCAATTCACGCAGGAATTTGTCTACTTCGGCGAAAGCGGCATCAGCACGAAGGCGCTGCTGCGGGCCATCGGTTTCGCGCTCGGCCTTTTCCTCTGCCTGCTGCTGGCGCTCAGCTCCTTTAAAGTCCACCGAGCTCTCAGCCCTCGCGGCGCCGTCCTTTTCCTTGCCCTTTCTTCCCTGCTGTTCTTCGCTGAGTACGGCGTTCGAGCGGTCGCCTCGCTGCAGCGGCTGAAGGTCATTCCGCTGTCCGACTTCGTCTTCTCGATCATGGAATGGGGCGACGCGTTTGAAAACTCCTTCCTCTTCGCCCAGTTGGCCGTCGGTCTGGTCATGCTCCTGTGGGTCATCGCGAGCCACAGGCACCCGACCGGCGAGTTCCCCAACCGCGCCCTGCTCCGCAAGGAA
This is a stretch of genomic DNA from Jonquetella anthropi DSM 22815. It encodes these proteins:
- a CDS encoding Fe-S-containing protein produces the protein MTGLILSFSLKDREKTGRLFAWAGIVVGLLVGGVLFGVRAHDPKGMNIALIQLNRWLVVAVAAAAGTAFLWSLISLFPRRVSGIWKSLGILLFAVLTAVAFTYLIPPVIQFTQEFVYFGESGISTKALLRAIGFALGLFLCLLLALSSFKVHRALSPRGAVLFLALSSLLFFAEYGVRAVASLQRLKVIPLSDFVFSIMEWGDAFENSFLFAQLAVGLVMLLWVIASHRHPTGEFPNRALLRKEKARLRGCRRWSWGLLLWGALVLTTATVLRYFDTRPPAEVQPEAYEMHDGIIQIELAKVSDGHLHKFSYVTPNGYDVRFLVVKKPAGNAYGVGLDACEICGIAGYFERGDEVICRRCDVVMNKNTIGFKGGCNPIPFPYDVNSGRIYIDVKELERQEKRFR